TGGTGTGCGACTGGTAAACGTTGTTAACTATTTACTGTGTTTCAGGTTTTAATGCACGCGGCAAGAAATTTTGCGCTGCAAGAACATTCGATTGATAATTCTGAGGCGGTAAGAACAGCATCAGTAGAGCTTTCTATTAGATTAGTTGACgatcgggaagggggggggggcggttgttgATCTTGGAATAAACTGTTTCTGCAAATATTTTGATTCATTGTCTTTATCATATAAAAGGAAGAAAACTCGGCTATTATACAACTTAGTTATTTGAActtccgtgttttttttaattaaatttgaatATTTCATAAAGATGGAAAACAAAAGTTTCGAGAAAAATTCTTTCATTTATAAACCATAGGAACCTACCATCAGAGATTAACTTTCAGATAAATAGGCAAGCAGTTCGCCAGAACCAACATAAAGATAGTACTGCTTATGTCACTTGCTCTCGTAGTGTAAAAAAAGTTTTACGCACCAAAAATTGAAGGTATTTTAAGTGCCAATTTTTGGTACAGTTTGTATAACAAAAGTACCAGTAAATATAAGGATGGTAAGCAAACATTATGCTGCCAGTGTATGTACACGCACTGTGACAATAAAATTGACAGACCCTTAGGAATCTCAATGTATAACAAAACCCCTCGTAATTCCTGATTCGGAAATACTTTTTCATATATTTTGCCTGCTATGGTGCACTGGTAAGGACAGTGGCAACAGATCTGGTAGAACTGGGGGCCTGATCACCATTGAGTCAATTCAGACAATAAAACTGTCTACATTTGTCTGATACAtagcagaaatgttttcaaatgtggATTAAAGATGTTTGTCCTAAACAACTCTTCCTGTGTGATAGAGGAATTACTTAATAGAAAGTGTGTAGGTATtaccagtaaatatttttttgtgtgacatGTTGTATATTTATTCAGTTGACATGTTCCCTATCATAACGTTAGTTATGATTATCGTTTATGAACATACGAGATGTAGCTTTCCTCTGGCTTCACTAGAACCCACAAATGCCGGGATAGTGAGGGATGCTGCTGGTTACCTTCCCCAATTACAGATTGTCGTCCATATCTAATAGCAGACAGGCTATAAAtacctaatatttcttttttccTGCATTTTGTTAATAGCTGCTTAAAAGACATGTTTTGTTTCTTGACATTATAGTCCTGTTAAACAGAAATGAATTTTCCTGCTTTTACTAAACTTCCCAGCCTCTTAGTGATTACTTAGCAGATAACAGAGAGAACGCTGCTCAGCCACAGCGACACAATATTGTCATTTGCATTGATGGTAATGGCATTAATTTACTTACAGAATCTGCGAAAACTGCAGTTGATAGCAGCACATCTTGGGTACCAGCAAGAGTCATTAATGAAGAGTGCTATGCTGGTGGAAGAGGTCAAAGAACAAGTAAGAGCTATGCAGCGATGACATACAGTTTCCAATTGAAGGCTGTGGCACAGTTACTTCAAGTTAAAAGGTTGTATTGTTGACGAAAATTACAAACTATTTCTCTGATGCAGAACTGTTGTGACATTAGTTCACAATTACTCCCTGCAAGGAAAATCTAAACAAACAGTTTAGTTGTGTTTGCACATTTACCTGTTTTAAAATGTCTTTGATTCTCTGTAGGACTAGTTTTTGAGATGTGACCTAGTGCACAACATTTTGAAATTTACTGTTATATTGGGATGACACACAAATGCTCTATGTAGTTTCTTAGCCTctgaaagaagtgacaagtaatttGAAAATGTAGTTCATGTGAGAGTGTAACTTAAAGTTTGTGGATTAATGTTAAGATACTTAAGCATATAATCATCTAATAcatatatggaaattcatcgtaGGTTGTATAGTTTTTTGTATTCAGCATCAGTGTGTTTGTAACTTTTACTATTATCAATGTAGTTAGGTTTATTGAAACCTTGTGGCTACTGCTCATTAGAACTATATTGTGTGCACATTGTACTCAGATATgtaatgtaagtaaatattcacatactttatttgaaattttattaatagGCGTAATCACAAATATTGAAGTAATTACATTTGTTCATGCGTTCAGTAAATGTAAATTGCTGCTGAGGAAACTAGGTGCATTGAAAAAGTTTGTAAATAGCTTTAGAATCTCAACTGGCATAGCCTATAAATTGTATAAACTATATAATAATGGAAAGAACTTGAATTCCTTTTTTAATAGCAATTAGCTTTAGAATGAATCTGTGACATTATAAATGAGAAAGATAAACACCAAATATTCCTAAATGAACTAAATTGTATAAACTATATAATAATGGAAAGAACTTGAATTCCTTTTTTAATAGCAATTAGCTTTAGAATGAATCTGTGACATTATAAATGAGAAAGATAAACACCAAATATTCCTAAATGAACTAAGTATTGTTATTAAACTTGGTGGCCAATAAAGTCAATGTTCCATCATTTTTGCCATAGCTGTTATTGTCCCCTAtcattatttttttccttattgAACATGATTCCCAATGGACAGTTTATTTTTCTAGTGTTTTAATGTACATATTGGATTTTTCGCTTTTTAATAACAGATTGAATTACTGATCATTGAATTTCAGTGCTTCACTGTATCTGGTAATCTGAATTAAGTAGAGTTCTTTCTTCTTTTCTCGAGTTATCCACTTTGCCAGATTTAGGGGGGAAAAGGACTTTGTACTGTACGATTAAATTGAGGAGTTAGTTTTTCCATCTGCACTGTGAGCTTTGTAAATGTCCACAGTTTGAAAACTTGTGCCCACATTTATTAGAACATcatggaaaaatttgaagtaaattggtcaagaacattTTGAGAACTTTGGTAACAATGTTAGTGACTTGGTTTTATGTAGTAGTGTAGATTACTTGACTTATCCCATACCCACATGGATCAACACACAATTTGTTTTCTTCTTCTGTGATGTGTTCTAAAGCCTGAGGATCTCCTTCCTatggatctatgaaacaagaaGTGAAACTATTGTAATCTAATCTTGTTGGGAAATCAGCTTTATGATAAAACCAGCAAAAATGGATGACTACTAAGTTATAAactgcacttggcttgaaaataaAGCCAATTTTGCTCCCACATAAGCAGATTCGTGTAGGGCCTTGGCTTTCTAggagtacaataaataaaatgagcTGTGTGCACATTATCATACGTCATAATCGTCTTAGAAACTGTTAAACCAGACAAAAATAAAGACAGTTAGTGTTTCCTCTGTTAGTAATGTTTCTTAGTGGCTTTGTTTCCAATTTTTGAATATATATTGGTGGCACGTACATTCTGCCCTAATAGATTAAACTATAGAAACATGAATACAGAAAAGGGTAGGATGCCATGTTTCCTTGGTTCATACATAACACTTGCCAAATAACTTGTGGCTCACTTTTGCTTTTGTACCATGACAATACACGTACAGATATTAAAGATGGTgagaaacaccaataagaaaatagGTCATTCACTTAAACCTACACaatgttcatgaaaatcataaCTAAAAATCTGTTTCGCGGGGTGTGCAACTTAAACTGAGGTTCTACACTTTATGCATTGTCTTTTGCATATACAAAAAAATCTGCTGCTTGCAGAAAGATTTTAGTTCTTTAAGATATTTTTCATAGTACTTACAACTGAGTTCTTGTGTCACACTCAAATCATAATATGTGGTGCAAATTGGCTTGTACCCTTTACCCAGAGTCAGTTTCACAGTTATTTGACATCCCAAGAGGATTGATgttttgttacaaaattttatacAGATCTTTACAACATAAAATTCATAAAAGGATAAATCTTTTGGACAGGCTGCTCATATTTTTTATGTAACTAGAACCGTATTAATGTACAGCACATTTCCTTACATGTTAATCATCCAATCTTTAGGAATAATCATTAAGTAATCATAGTCATATACATAACACATAGAGAGAcaatgtaaataatgaaaattctTTAGACAGTCAATATTAGTGACACATTCGTTCACACTTTGATACGTAGAGTGCATTTACACTCTCATTTCTGAAATAATTCTTTATATGTTCATTAAAACTTTTTAAAGCATTAAATTACAAGACAAATTATATGCCGCTTTCTGCTCTTTCGTTTTAAAAGAGATAGCTTGGGATGGATTTTTAACAAAATTGTCTTGCCTACAGAAATGTCCGCTTGCAGCCTCACTACTTGTCATATGCATTTGTTCTTAATGAAGCAATAGTATTTAGTGACACAAGTGCTTGGCAAGATTTCTCTTCCCCCATGATGTCGTTCCTAGGTGCATGAGGAAGTGGATCCACCTCCTCGTTTCTCTCCTCCTTTCCTAGCATTATCTCATTAGGTGTATGTCTTGTGGAGATGCACAGCAAGTTGTTGACAATCTGCTAAAAAGGCATAACGAATTTTACCCTTATGGCTTGATGGTTAAGTGTGTACGTTCAGGTAAACTGTTTAAACTCTCGGAGTATCTTTTCAGTCAGATTtatttccagatgaaaatgtgagATTAGAATCTGTTTTATGTAATGATCTTCCAAGAGGGTTTACCAATTTTTTTTAGTAAAATTTGAAGCATTGTCAGATAGTATTACATTTAGTTTTCCAGACTGAGGCAAAAAATCATCTTTCAATGTTTTCACTTTTAGGTGCTGCACCTATGGATTTTGTGACAAATGGTCTGACATGTTTCAATGGTAAATCGTGGAACATGTTTCGAAAGTAAATCATGGACTGCCACAAGGTATTTAACACCTTCTCTAGCTTGTGGTAATGGACTGGCAGTGtcagtggatgatgtttctcctggTTCAGTGGTGAGGCTTGGGTGCAATAGTACTTTGCTAGATAGGCTTATAGGAGTTACCTTCTGATGTAAGAGACAAGTGGATAATAGATTACGCTTGTGCCTGTTAAGGTTAGGGAGATAATGGTAAAGTGCGATCTTTCGTTTGCACGTCTCCATCCAAAAATGCCCCACACAATATGCGTGTGCCAGGTCAGGTGGTCTTGTTAGACATTTGGGATGCATAAACACCACTGTTTGGACTCTATTTTATTATGATAGAACAGTACATTATTGTTCAACTTGTAAAATTTTGCAAGTCTGTCAGTATGATCTGCATCCTGCAAAGCTTGCATATTTCTGCACACTTCAAGGCAATAACGACAATGTATAGGGCCCTTCATCAACAATAATTTATGATCAGTCAACTGCTCAACTAGTTCCATGAACATAGGTAACATTTGGTGCAACTTGGAAATTGCATCTGCAACAGTAATTTCACTGCCCTTGCTATGCACAATTTCAAAACCATATTCCTGTAAAAATGAACACTGTCTAACTAATCATGAATAGAGCAGTTAACAAGTTAGGAGAAAACTGAGTTCTTCGTGACCAGTAGTAGTTAAATTTCTTGAACAACCAGACTACAGTGAGAGCTTCAAACTCTGTCACAGAGTATGATCtttcacattcatctacatctacatttatactccgcaagccacccaacggtgtgtggcagagggcactttatgtgcccctgtcattacctccattttctgttccagtcgcgtatggttcgcgggaataacgactatctgaaagcctctgtgcacgcttgaatctctctaattttacattcgtgatctcctcaggaggtataagtagggggaagcaatatattcaatacctcatcaagaaacctggcgagcaagctacaccgcgatgcagagcgcctctcttgcagagtctgccacttgagtttgctaaacatctccgtaacgctatcacgcttaccaaataaccctgtgacgaaatgcgccgctcttctttggatcttctctatctcctccatcaacccgatctggtacggatcccacactgatgagcaatactcaagtataggtcgaacgagtgttttgtaagccacctcctttgttgatggactatattttctaaggactctcccaatgaatctcaacctggtacccgccttaccaacaattaattttatatgatcattccacttcaaatcgttccgcacgcatactcccggatattttacagaagtaactgctaccagtgtttgttccgctattatataatcatacaataaaggatccttctttctatgtattcgcaatacattacatttgtctatgttaagggtcagttgccactccctgcaccaagtgcctatccgctgcagatctttctgcatttcgctacaattgttaatgctgcaacttctctgtatactacagcatcatccgcgaaaagccgcatggaacttccgacactatctactaggtcatttatatatattgtgaaaagtagtggtcccataacactcccctgtggcacgccagaggttactgtaacgtctgtagacgtctctccattgataacaacatgctgtgttctgtttgctaaaaactcttcaatccagtcacgcagctggtctgatattccgtaggctcttactttgtttataaggcgacagtgcggaactgtatcgaacgccttccagaagtcaaggaaaatagcatctacctgggagcctgtatctaatattttctgggtctcatgaacaaataaagcgagttgggtctcacacgatcgctgtttccagaatccatgttgattcctacagagtagattctgggtttccaaaaacaacatgatactcaagcaaaaaacatgttctaaaattctacaacagatcgacgtcagagatataggtctatagttttgcgcatctactcgacgacccttcttgaagactgggactacctgtgctcttttccaatcatttggaaccttccgctcctctagagacttgcggtacatggctgtcagaaggggggcaagttcttcgcgtactctgtgtagaatcgaataggtatcccgtcaggtccagtggactttccactgttgagtgattccagttgcttttctattccttggacacttattttgatgtcaacaatttttttgtttgtgggaggatttagagaaggaactgcagtgcggtcttcctctgtgaaacagctttggaaaaaggtgtttagtatttcagctttacgcgtgtcatcctctgtttcaatgccatcatcatcccggagtgtctggatatgctgtttcgagccacttactgatttaacgtaagaccagaacttcctaggattttctgtcaagtcggtacatagaattttactttcgaattcactgaacgcttcacgcatagccctccttacgctaactttgacattgtttagcttctgtttgtctgagaggttttggctgcgtttaaacttggagtgaagctctctttgctttcgcagtagtttcctaactttgttattgaaccacggtgggtttttcccgtccttcacagttttactcggcacgtacctgtctaaaacgcattttacgattgccttaaactttttccataaacacccaacattgtcagtgtcggaacagaaattttcgttttgatctgttaggtagtctgaaatctgccttctattactcttgctaaacagataaaccttcctccctttttttatattcctattaacttccatattcagggatgctgcaatggccttatgatcactgattccctgttctgcacctacagagttgaaaagttcgggtctgtttgttatcagtaggtccaagatgttatctccacgagtcggttctctgtttagtttctcgaggtaattttcggatagtgcactcagtataatgtcactcgatgctctgtccctaccacccatcctaaacatctgagtgtcccagtctatatctggtaaattgaaatctccacctaagactataacatgctgagaaaatttatgtgaaatgtattccaaattttctctcagttgttctgccactaatgctgctgagtcggggggtcggtaaaaggagccaattattaacctagctcagttgttgagtgtaacctccacccataataattcacaggaactatccacttcactCATCCGGAGCTCTGCTGGTAAAACTGATGATATAGATTTTGGTCTtgctgtcctttactgttgtgtgaACTATGCAAGCACCAAGCCCAAAGTAGGAGGCATCTGATGCAAAACAAAAAACTTTCTCCATATCTGGGTGGTGTAATATATCTGACACACTATAGCTTGTTTAATTTTATTAAATGGCcgtatagagaagagaaacactgggacgccacatccaaggtatcaccgtccgattcacgacttcgttctcaataattaaacgggccaccttatGACGCGTGTcttcagtcaactgggcgaaacagcgataTAAGATActcaccgccaggcgtaatcagatgccgccgctcacgcagcaagGCTTCGCAAACAACACAGCTGccactctcccagccagaacaatccagtaaggaaaccattgtacaaatctttcaataaaagttatcttatgtaaaaatgctgtttcattctacctcatacccgagccaaggaagaacccacctgcccacatgttgttaagagagaaaaagtaatttatttagtgtttttcaccctgacataatgctttagaatcgaatgccctttgcagtaatgctcatcctgacaattgactagcatcaaaagacgTTATCCAGTTACACAGttatgattatttttattttgtcttgtgaAACCCACAGCATATTGCATTCATAAATAgtggtccccccatgaaccatggaccttgccgttggtggggaggcttgcgtgcctcagcgatacagatggccgtaccgtaggtgcaaccacaacggaggggtatctattgacaggccagacaaacatgtggttcctgaagaggggcagcagccttttcagtagttgcaggggcaacagtctggatgattgactgatctggccttgtaacattaaccaaaacggccttgctgtgctggtactgcgaacggctgaaagcaaggggaaactacagccgtaaattttcccgaggacatgcagctttactgtatgattaaatgatgatggcgtcctcttgggtaaaatattacggaggtaaaatagtcccccattcggatctccgggcggggactactcaagaggacgtcgttatcaggagaaagaaaactggcgttctacggatcggagcgtggaatgtcagatcccttaatcgggcaggtaggttagaaaatttaaaaagggaaatggataagttacagttggatatagtgggaattagtgaagttctgtggcaggaggaacaagacttttggtcaggtgattacagggttataaatacaaaatcaaataggggtaatgcaggagtaggtttaataatgaataaaaaaataggagtgcgggttagctactacaaacagcatagtgaacacattattgtggccaagatagacacaaagcccacgcctactacagtagtacaagtttatatgccaactagctctgcagatgatgaagaaattgatgaaatgtatgacgagataaaataaattattcaggtagtgaagggagacgaaaatttaatagtcatgggtgactggaattcgtcagtaggaaaagggagagaaggaaacatagtaggtgaatatggattgggggggaagaaatgaaagaggaagccgccttgtagaattttgcacagagcataacttaatcatagctaacacttggttcaagaatcataaaagaaggttgtatacgtggaagaatcctggagatactgaaaggtatcagatagattatataatggtaagacagagatttaggaaccaggttttaaattgtaagacatttccaggggcagatgtggagtctgaccacaatctattggttatgaactgcagatagaaactgcaaaaaggtgggaatttaaggagatgggacctggataaactgaaaaaaccagaggttgtagagagtttcaggaagagcataagggaacaattgacaggaatgggggaaagaaatacagtagaagaagaatgggtagctctgagggatgaagtagtgaaggcagcagaggatcaagtaggtaaaaagacgagggctagtagaaatccttgggtaacagaagaaatattgaatttaattgatgaaaggagagaatataaaaatgcagtaaatgaagcaggcaataaggaatacaaacgtctcaaaaatgagatcggcaggaagtgcaaaatggctaagcagggatggctagaggacaaatgtaaggatgtagaggcttgtctcactaggggtaagatagatactgcctacaggaaaattaaagagacctttggagagaagagaaccacttgtatgaatatcaagagctcagatggcaacccagttctaagcaaagaagggaaggcagaaaggtggaaggagtatatagagggtttatacaagggcgatgtacttgaggacaatattatggaaatggaagaggatgtagatgaagatgaaatgggagataagatactgcgtgaagagtttgacagagcactgaaagacctgagtcgaaacaagaccccggaattagacaacattccattagaactactgatggccttgggagaaccagtcatgacaaaactctaccatctggtgagcaagatgtatgagacaggcgaaatacccacagacttcaagaagaatataataattccaatcccaaagaaagcaggtgttgacagatgtgaaaattaccgaactctcagtttaataagtcacagctgcaaaatcctaacacgaattctttacagactaatggaaaaactggtagaagcggacctcggggaagatcagtttggattccgtagaaatgttggaacacgtgaggcaatactaaccttacgacttatcttagaagaaagattatgaaaaggcaaacctacgtttctagcatttgtagacttggagaaagcttttgacaacattaattggaatactctctttcaaattctgaaggtggcaggggtaaaatacagggagcgaaaggctatttacaatttgtacagaaaccagatggcagttataagagtcgaggggcatgaaagggaagcaatggttgggaaaggagtgagacagggttgtagcctctccccgatgttattcaatctgtatattgcacaagcagtaaaggaaacaaaagaaaaattcggagtaggtattaaaattcatggagaagaagtaaaaactttg
This Schistocerca nitens isolate TAMUIC-IGC-003100 chromosome 1, iqSchNite1.1, whole genome shotgun sequence DNA region includes the following protein-coding sequences:
- the LOC126235898 gene encoding BLOC-1-related complex subunit 7, which gives rise to MASASSTSARSLFLDSKMRLAERVGVNVSNIGSVARQIQRGSKSNEVLMHAARNFALQEHSIDNSEANLRKLQLIAAHLGYQQESLMKSAMLVEEVKEQVRAMQR